ACTAACAAGGAATCGGGACTAAGAAATCGTCAGCAGAAAGCTTCTCTTACGAAAATGTGTTCCATTTATAAAGATGCAGCTAGCCATCTTAGTTCCTGTATAGAAAAATAACCGTGACAGCAAACAAAGAACAACTAAAGAGCATGAAATCCAATAAGACAgccaaaaaaagcaaaagaaattggagctgaaaaaaaaaattaggcagCATTTTGtgtaagaaagaaataaaaaaagcacCTGGCACTGCACGTCTATCCCGCTACCCTTGTATTCGACATATAGGCACCTTGACAGCTGATCAACGTAGCTGGATACATCCCAATCATCCAATAAATCAGTCTTACCATAGAATTAGTGAACTCAACAACATATTTTGTCCATAATACACTAAAATATCTTCCCCGATCATGATGTTCTTAGCGTCAATACACCATAAACTAAAAAACCTAAAGAAGCATAGGGATCcaaaaatgcataaatttcaGCAATTAAAAGATGCCAACTCGTAAGCAAGATAGCaggaaaaataacataaattaaTTTCCAATAGTCCACATACTTACCTAAAGAACGCtaacaaaaaatgaatcatATAACATATTGCCCTGAACCAACAAAAtcagaagaacaaagaaaagaagaaactcGAAGACTTACGCCTTTGTGGCAGCATATACAGAGTAGAGGGGATCCGAAGGGATGACAATGGAAGCGCCGGAACCAATATTGACAATcgctcccttctttttcttcagcaTCACCGGCAACACGGCCTGAGTGACCTTGCTGGTTCCTTCCACGTTGACCTTGATCAGATTGTTCAACAACTGGGGATCAACCTCGTGGTAAAATCTGGCATACGGATACGAGACACCTGCGTTGTTGATCAAAATCCCAACATCCAAACCATCAATCTCCTTCTCCATTCTCTTAATGCCTTCGTGGAGGTCACCAGCGAAATCGACAACGGCAGTCCTGACTTCCACCTTGGGGTACTTGGACTTCAACCCGCCGGAGACCTCCTCGAGTTTCTCCGGGTTCCGGCCGACGAGCACCACGTTGAGGCCTTTCCTAGCAAGCTGGAACGCGAAGGCCTTGCCTATACCATCAGTGCAGCCGGTTATCACAGCCCACGAGCCATACTTCTTAAGGTTCTTTCCAGGTCTCAGGAAAGTGATCCACACCCAATTCGCAGCATAAATCAGATTCTTCAAAACCAGAAGAGAACCAATAGCAACCAGCACACTAAACCAGAGTGGCTGCTTAAGCATATCGTGAACGATCACAGGGCACCCCATTCTCGTGCCCCCAGCtgcccttttcttcctcctctcttccTTTGCTCTGGATCTCAGTTGGATCTCaacaaggaaagagagagagcgagaagaggagagacggagagagaagGGAAAGCAGAAAAGTCTGCGTGCATGACGGATGGCAGCAGATAGGGGGttttaattaacaaaaaatttccaTTCAAGCGTTGCAGATTTTGCACTGAATCCTAAAAGAGA
This window of the Nymphaea colorata isolate Beijing-Zhang1983 chromosome 2, ASM883128v2, whole genome shotgun sequence genome carries:
- the LOC116248133 gene encoding very-long-chain 3-oxoacyl-CoA reductase 1-like — encoded protein: MGCPVIVHDMLKQPLWFSVLVAIGSLLVLKNLIYAANWVWITFLRPGKNLKKYGSWAVITGCTDGIGKAFAFQLARKGLNVVLVGRNPEKLEEVSGGLKSKYPKVEVRTAVVDFAGDLHEGIKRMEKEIDGLDVGILINNAGVSYPYARFYHEVDPQLLNNLIKVNVEGTSKVTQAVLPVMLKKKKGAIVNIGSGASIVIPSDPLYSVYAATKAYVDQLSRCLYVEYKGSGIDVQCQVPLYVATKMASIRKSSLLVPSADTYARSALRWVGYEPRCTPYWPHSVLWLLASLLPESAIDAWRLKFCLAIRKRGQAKDSRKKE